The DNA segment TAAGGATATTTTTCTTTTTTATCTCCTCTTCCTTTATATGCTCCTCTCCAGTTACTGTAAAAATAGTTCATTCCAAATTGCCATGAACTCCATGGAGACTTCACCACCTGATCTCCCTGTTCCATTAATTGTATTAATTCAAGATTTGCATTTTTCAGTAATCTGTTGTTCTCCCTCTTTGCCTGCTTAAATGATGTATGTAA comes from the Leptotrichia sp. OH3620_COT-345 genome and includes:
- a CDS encoding autotransporter-associated N-terminal domain-containing protein; amino-acid sequence: LHTSFKQAKRENNRLLKNANLELIQLMEQGDQVVKSPWSSWQFGMNYFYSNWRGAYKGRGDKKEKYP